From the Bacillus sp. SM2101 genome, one window contains:
- the murC gene encoding UDP-N-acetylmuramate--L-alanine ligase — MTVYHFVGIKGTGMSPLAQILHDMNYEVQGSDIDKRLFTQQGLEERRIPFFSFDKENIKPDHTVIAGNAFPDTHEELDAANKLGVPVIRYHRFLGDFMQKFTSVAITGSHGKTSTTGLLSHVMRGAHPTSFLIGDGTGKGVENSRYFIVEACEYRRHFLSYYPDYAIMTNVDFDHPDYFSNVDDVFDAFQELALQVQKGIIACGDDEHLQKIQAKVPVLYYGLNDDNDFQARNVEKSSDGTTFDVFVRNTFFSSFKIPTFGDHNVLNALSVIALCHYENIDLAVIKEQLQTFEGVKRRFSEKRIGNQVLIDDYAHHPTEVKATVESARQKYPDREIVAVFQPHTYTRTKTFLDEFATSLQLADQVYLCDIFGSARENQGKLSIFDLQAKIDGSMLINEKEIERLKRHENSVLLFMGAGDIQKFEEAYEKTIK, encoded by the coding sequence ATGACAGTTTACCATTTTGTCGGTATTAAAGGTACTGGAATGAGTCCGCTAGCTCAAATACTTCATGATATGAATTACGAGGTTCAAGGCTCTGATATTGATAAGCGTTTATTTACACAACAAGGACTTGAAGAAAGAAGAATACCATTTTTTTCTTTTGATAAGGAAAATATTAAGCCAGATCATACTGTAATTGCTGGTAATGCTTTTCCTGATACACATGAAGAATTAGATGCAGCGAATAAATTAGGCGTACCAGTCATAAGATATCACCGTTTTTTAGGTGATTTTATGCAGAAATTTACTAGTGTTGCAATTACAGGATCTCATGGAAAAACATCTACAACTGGACTTTTATCTCATGTAATGAGAGGCGCACATCCTACTTCATTTTTAATTGGTGATGGTACTGGAAAGGGAGTAGAAAACAGTAGATATTTTATAGTGGAAGCGTGTGAATATCGACGCCATTTCCTTTCTTATTATCCTGATTACGCAATCATGACAAATGTTGATTTTGATCATCCTGATTATTTCTCAAATGTGGATGATGTATTTGATGCATTTCAAGAATTAGCATTACAAGTTCAAAAAGGAATCATTGCGTGTGGTGATGATGAACATTTACAAAAAATTCAAGCTAAAGTACCAGTATTGTACTATGGCTTGAATGATGATAATGATTTTCAAGCTAGAAATGTAGAAAAAAGTTCTGATGGAACCACGTTTGATGTATTTGTTAGAAATACTTTTTTCTCATCTTTTAAGATACCTACTTTTGGTGATCATAATGTATTAAATGCCCTTTCAGTCATTGCTTTATGTCATTATGAAAATATTGATTTAGCCGTTATTAAAGAGCAACTTCAAACATTTGAGGGTGTGAAAAGAAGGTTCAGTGAAAAGAGAATAGGTAATCAGGTATTGATCGATGATTATGCACATCATCCGACAGAAGTGAAAGCAACGGTAGAGTCAGCAAGGCAAAAATATCCTGACAGAGAAATTGTCGCTGTGTTTCAACCGCATACGTATACTAGAACCAAAACTTTCTTAGATGAATTTGCTACTAGCTTACAACTTGCTGACCAAGTATATTTGTGCGATATTTTTGGATCAGCCCGTGAAAACCAAGGTAAGCTTTCTATCTTTGATTTACAAGCAAAGATAGATGGGAGCATGTTAATAAATGAGAAAGAAATTGAACGATTGAAGCGTCATGAAAATAGTGTGCTGTTATTTATGGGTGCAGGTGATATTCAAAAGTTTGAAGAAGCATATGAAAAGACAATTAAATAA
- a CDS encoding cell division FtsA domain-containing protein, translating into MTLLPTIFALDIGTRSVNGIIVKEKDNNFEIVDIVTKEHSERAMLDGQIHDVLAVSKVITEIKTELESRHGKLAKVCVAAAGRALKTERGLVTMPISGKPIMTKQDVLHFELSAVQQAQINLASNNKEDKSYHYYCVGYSVICYKLDDEEIGNLIDQQGETASVEIIATFLPRVVVESLISSLQRSNLEMEALTLEPIAAINVLIPQTMRRLNVALVDIGAGTSDIAITDAGTVVSYGMVPIAGDEITEAISDGYLLDFPLAEKAKRELFTQGTITITDILGFETEVPKHEVIKQISSSIDKLASSIVSEILTLNQHKPPKAVMLVGGGSLTPELPKRIASYLELPDNRVAIRGIDAIQRLILSENIHKGPELVTPIGIGIAAKQTPVQYLSVTVNDNSIRLFDIKKLTVGDCLLSAGIEMNKLYGKPGMASIITLNGQKVTLPGNYGLPPMLLKNNEPCSLDDLIQQGDHITIEKGRDGSPARVQIKDIIDQIPTAHITINGQKHKIVARFFKNKQEVNADSFVIDHDSIHCEFPSNIKGLLNFIQNENMHSELLTYSLVINKQETKIPSMSGYITRNGVKVPPTSSFANNDNIVFNFSKSTLTVKDFAELKGIMLSQTIPIQFNHKQILLTKSINEIYKNGTKLNEADILYSGDHIEIESKTVEPFIFQDIFSHIEFNLPDNAHGGYALLRNNEEVSFKDIIEPGDELRIVFQDKNTYV; encoded by the coding sequence TTGACCTTACTACCTACGATTTTTGCATTAGATATAGGAACAAGATCTGTCAACGGCATAATAGTTAAGGAAAAAGATAACAATTTTGAAATTGTTGATATTGTAACAAAAGAACATTCTGAAAGAGCAATGCTTGATGGGCAAATTCATGATGTATTGGCTGTCTCAAAAGTAATAACAGAAATAAAAACAGAACTAGAAAGTAGACATGGGAAATTAGCTAAAGTATGTGTAGCTGCAGCAGGGAGAGCATTAAAAACTGAACGTGGTCTAGTTACTATGCCCATTTCAGGAAAGCCGATCATGACAAAACAAGACGTACTGCATTTTGAATTAAGCGCTGTTCAGCAGGCCCAAATAAACTTAGCGTCAAATAATAAGGAAGATAAAAGCTATCATTATTATTGTGTAGGATATTCTGTCATATGCTATAAGCTAGATGATGAAGAAATTGGCAATTTAATTGACCAACAAGGTGAAACTGCTTCTGTTGAAATAATTGCCACATTTTTGCCTAGAGTCGTTGTCGAATCTCTTATATCATCATTACAGCGCTCTAATTTAGAAATGGAAGCTCTCACACTGGAACCGATCGCTGCCATTAATGTACTGATACCCCAAACAATGCGTCGATTAAATGTAGCTTTAGTTGATATAGGTGCAGGTACTTCAGATATTGCGATTACTGATGCTGGAACAGTTGTTTCTTACGGGATGGTACCAATTGCAGGTGATGAAATTACAGAAGCTATAAGCGATGGCTACTTACTAGATTTTCCACTCGCTGAAAAAGCAAAACGAGAGCTATTTACGCAAGGGACCATTACAATTACAGATATTTTAGGATTTGAGACAGAGGTTCCGAAACATGAGGTTATTAAACAAATTTCTTCCTCCATAGACAAGCTGGCATCCTCCATAGTAAGTGAAATACTAACATTAAATCAGCATAAACCTCCAAAAGCAGTGATGCTAGTAGGTGGCGGTAGCTTAACACCTGAATTGCCAAAACGAATTGCTTCATACCTAGAGCTACCAGACAATCGAGTCGCGATTCGTGGCATTGATGCAATTCAAAGACTAATTTTATCTGAAAATATTCATAAAGGGCCTGAACTAGTCACTCCTATTGGAATAGGAATTGCAGCTAAACAAACGCCTGTTCAGTATTTAAGCGTGACAGTAAATGACAATTCTATTAGACTATTTGATATAAAAAAACTAACTGTTGGTGATTGTTTACTATCAGCGGGCATAGAAATGAATAAACTGTACGGCAAGCCTGGTATGGCAAGCATTATTACATTAAATGGACAAAAAGTTACTTTGCCAGGAAATTATGGTCTTCCACCAATGTTATTAAAAAACAATGAACCGTGCTCACTCGATGATTTAATTCAACAAGGTGACCATATTACGATTGAAAAAGGCCGCGATGGAAGTCCAGCTCGAGTACAAATCAAAGATATTATTGATCAAATACCTACAGCACACATCACGATTAATGGACAAAAGCATAAAATTGTTGCAAGATTTTTTAAAAACAAGCAAGAGGTGAATGCAGATAGTTTCGTTATTGATCATGATAGCATTCATTGTGAATTTCCTTCTAATATTAAAGGGTTACTAAATTTTATACAAAATGAAAATATGCACTCTGAGTTGCTTACATATTCCTTAGTGATTAATAAACAAGAGACAAAAATTCCCTCTATGTCTGGATACATAACTCGTAATGGTGTGAAAGTGCCTCCAACATCTAGCTTTGCAAATAATGATAATATTGTTTTTAATTTCTCTAAATCTACATTAACTGTTAAAGACTTCGCTGAATTAAAGGGAATTATGTTATCTCAAACGATTCCAATTCAGTTTAATCATAAGCAAATATTATTAACAAAAAGTATAAATGAGATTTATAAAAATGGAACGAAACTGAATGAAGCCGATATTTTATATAGCGGCGATCACATTGAAATAGAAAGCAAAACCGTTGAGCCATTTATCTTTCAAGACATATTTTCACATATAGAATTTAATTTACCTGACAATGCGCATGGCGGTTACGCATTACTTAGAAACAATGAAGAAGTATCGTTTAAAGATATTATAGAGCCAGGAGATGAGCTACGAATCGTCTTTCAGGATAAAAACACATATGTGTAA
- a CDS encoding aminopeptidase — protein sequence MKDPRINTLAKNLINYSVSLQKGEKVLIENFGLEKELVVALVKEAYAAGGQPFVSLKDQQVDRALLMGAEDEHYNIIADYEANVMKDMDAYIGLRSGNNINELSDVPDENMKVYGNTILNKVHREIRVPKTKWVVLRYPTSSMAQLAKMSTESFEDFYFNVCNLDYGKMAVAMNSLVDLMNKTDKVRITGVETDLTFSINNIPAVKCAGLRNIPDGEVYTAPVRESVNGTITYNTPSPYQGFTYENVKLTFKDGKIIEATSNDNERINKIFDTDEGARYVGEFAIGVNPYIQHPMQDILFDEKIDGSFHFTPGQCYDEAYNGNSSNIHWDMVMIQRPEYGGGEIYFDDVLIRKDGRFVIPELEALNPENLK from the coding sequence ATGAAGGATCCAAGAATTAACACATTGGCTAAAAATTTAATAAACTATTCCGTTAGTTTACAAAAGGGTGAAAAGGTTCTAATAGAGAATTTTGGACTGGAAAAAGAGCTTGTTGTAGCATTAGTTAAAGAAGCATATGCTGCAGGTGGTCAACCATTTGTTTCATTAAAGGATCAACAAGTTGACCGTGCATTATTAATGGGAGCAGAAGATGAGCACTATAATATAATAGCTGACTATGAAGCAAACGTGATGAAAGATATGGATGCTTATATTGGCCTTCGCTCAGGTAATAACATTAATGAATTATCGGACGTCCCTGATGAAAATATGAAAGTATACGGAAACACAATACTAAATAAAGTACATCGAGAAATACGTGTACCAAAAACAAAGTGGGTTGTATTGCGTTATCCAACCTCTTCAATGGCTCAATTAGCGAAAATGAGCACTGAATCGTTTGAGGATTTCTATTTTAATGTTTGTAATTTAGATTATGGTAAAATGGCCGTTGCCATGAATAGCTTAGTCGATTTAATGAATAAAACTGACAAGGTTCGAATAACGGGTGTAGAAACTGATTTAACTTTCTCTATTAACAATATTCCAGCAGTTAAATGTGCTGGCCTCAGAAATATTCCTGATGGTGAAGTTTATACTGCCCCTGTACGGGAATCGGTAAACGGAACAATTACTTATAATACCCCATCTCCATACCAAGGTTTTACATATGAAAATGTAAAGCTTACATTTAAAGATGGCAAAATAATCGAGGCAACCTCTAATGATAATGAACGAATAAATAAAATTTTTGATACTGATGAAGGTGCTAGATATGTAGGTGAATTTGCAATTGGTGTAAATCCATACATCCAACATCCAATGCAAGATATCTTATTTGATGAAAAAATAGATGGTAGCTTCCACTTTACTCCTGGGCAATGTTACGATGAAGCATATAATGGGAACAGCTCAAATATTCATTGGGATATGGTCATGATCCAACGCCCTGAATATGGAGGTGGAGAAATATATTTCGATGATGTCCTCATTCGTAAGGACGGTCGTTTCGTTATCCCAGAACTTGAAGCATTAAATCCAGAAAATCTAAAATAA
- a CDS encoding thioredoxin family protein yields the protein MQKLESVQQYNEVIQNDKVILMFSADWCPDCRVIEPVLPEIMEKYNTYSFYYVDRDKFVDLCVELNIFGIPSFLAFHNGEEVGRFVSKDRKTKEEIEQFINEL from the coding sequence ATGCAAAAGTTAGAAAGTGTACAGCAGTACAATGAGGTTATTCAAAATGATAAAGTGATTCTCATGTTTTCAGCAGACTGGTGTCCTGATTGTAGAGTAATTGAACCTGTTCTTCCAGAAATTATGGAAAAATATAATACTTACTCATTTTATTATGTAGATCGGGATAAGTTTGTAGATTTATGTGTGGAATTAAATATATTTGGTATTCCTAGCTTTCTTGCATTTCACAATGGTGAAGAAGTTGGTCGGTTTGTAAGTAAAGATAGAAAAACAAAAGAAGAGATTGAGCAGTTTATTAATGAATTGTAA
- a CDS encoding nicotinate phosphoribosyltransferase, with protein sequence MKEIELKLQGKISRLTNQTFKFDERVKDGWFSAVYFLKTKEIIEKFKPDNIVTMQFFQKNHAVLCGTDEVIALLNTFVDNPKELEVYSLKDGDKISPFETVLTVTGPYQSFGYLEGIIDGILARRTSVATNVYNVVKAAGLSGIQKPIIFMGDRDDHFTQQAGDGYAAYIGGSTAQATHAMNEWWGKKGMGTMPHALIQLFDGDIVAATKAYHDVFQEEELIVLVDYNNDSIVDALKVAREFGEKLKAVRVDTSRTMIDQYFVRHPEVLGTFDPRGVNPPLIFALREALDREGFDHVKIVVSGGFNEKRITEFEKQNVPVDIYGVGSSLLKIHIGFTGDNVLLDGVPQAKVGRRFRPNERLEKVEL encoded by the coding sequence ATGAAAGAAATAGAATTAAAGTTACAAGGGAAAATTAGCAGGCTTACTAATCAGACATTTAAGTTTGACGAACGTGTAAAAGACGGATGGTTTTCGGCTGTTTATTTTTTGAAAACAAAAGAAATCATTGAAAAGTTTAAGCCCGATAATATTGTTACGATGCAGTTCTTTCAGAAAAATCATGCAGTTTTATGTGGTACGGATGAAGTGATTGCACTATTAAATACTTTTGTTGATAATCCAAAAGAACTAGAAGTTTATTCTTTGAAGGACGGTGACAAAATTAGTCCTTTTGAAACGGTGTTAACCGTAACTGGTCCGTATCAAAGTTTTGGTTATTTAGAGGGAATTATTGATGGCATATTAGCACGAAGAACATCAGTTGCTACTAATGTATATAACGTTGTAAAAGCAGCGGGATTATCTGGTATACAAAAGCCAATTATATTTATGGGTGATCGTGATGATCATTTTACACAGCAAGCGGGGGATGGATACGCAGCTTATATAGGTGGTTCCACTGCACAAGCTACTCATGCGATGAATGAGTGGTGGGGTAAAAAAGGTATGGGAACGATGCCACATGCTCTTATCCAGTTATTTGATGGTGACATTGTTGCAGCGACGAAAGCATATCATGATGTTTTTCAAGAAGAAGAGCTTATAGTATTGGTCGATTATAATAATGACAGTATAGTTGATGCTCTAAAAGTTGCTAGAGAGTTCGGAGAAAAACTGAAAGCTGTTCGAGTTGATACATCAAGAACGATGATTGACCAATATTTTGTTAGACATCCTGAAGTCCTTGGTACGTTTGATCCAAGGGGAGTAAACCCTCCACTTATCTTTGCCTTAAGGGAAGCACTTGATCGAGAAGGATTTGATCATGTGAAAATAGTTGTAAGTGGTGGATTTAATGAAAAGAGAATTACTGAATTTGAAAAACAAAATGTACCAGTGGATATATATGGTGTCGGGAGCAGTTTATTAAAAATCCATATTGGTTTTACAGGAGACAATGTTTTACTGGATGGAGTTCCCCAAGCTAAAGTAGGACGACGTTTTAGACCGAATGAAAGACTTGAAAAGGTTGAACTATAA
- a CDS encoding DUF1444 domain-containing protein, with product MDSNKMRNKLTERLSRPNWNIVYDREKDNLRIEDVKTKKGLTLSLPGIISKWENEKEKAIDEVVYYIEESLTVMNEQLHLEGKEKNIFPVIRSTSFPMKSNEDSKLVFDDHTAETRIFYALDLGKTYRLIDEKMLDQENWNIDQVREIARFNVRSLDVPVKEDQVANNIYYFINSNDGYDASRILNERLLQTFDDKIEGTMVVAVPHQDVLIIADVRNETGYDVLAQMTMSFFSNGRVPITALSFLYEQGDLEPIFILGKNKRQH from the coding sequence ATGGACAGTAACAAAATGAGAAATAAGCTTACTGAAAGATTATCCCGTCCCAATTGGAACATAGTTTACGATCGCGAAAAGGATAATCTACGTATAGAAGATGTAAAAACTAAAAAAGGGCTAACTCTTTCATTACCTGGAATTATATCAAAATGGGAAAATGAGAAAGAAAAGGCGATCGATGAGGTTGTTTATTATATCGAGGAATCGCTAACAGTTATGAATGAGCAGCTACATTTAGAAGGGAAAGAAAAGAATATTTTCCCGGTCATTCGCTCAACATCTTTTCCAATGAAATCAAATGAAGATTCTAAATTAGTATTTGATGATCATACTGCGGAAACAAGAATCTTTTATGCACTCGATTTAGGAAAGACATATCGGTTAATAGATGAAAAAATGTTAGATCAAGAAAATTGGAATATTGATCAAGTAAGAGAAATTGCAAGATTTAATGTGCGATCCTTAGACGTCCCAGTTAAAGAAGATCAAGTTGCTAATAATATTTATTATTTTATTAATTCTAATGATGGTTATGATGCGAGCAGGATATTAAACGAGCGGCTTTTACAAACATTTGACGATAAAATAGAAGGAACGATGGTCGTTGCAGTACCACATCAAGATGTATTAATAATAGCAGATGTTAGAAATGAAACTGGGTATGATGTACTAGCTCAAATGACAATGAGCTTTTTCTCTAACGGGAGAGTCCCTATCACTGCACTTTCTTTTTTATATGAACAAGGAGATTTAGAACCGATATTTATTTTAGGGAAAAATAAGCGACAACATTAA
- the ytxJ gene encoding bacillithiol system redox-active protein YtxJ, producing MAKVKISSKEQFEKLINEHSKFLVMKHSLTCPISSSAFKEFEKYNNENEELQILYLYVQESRALSNFIAEKYSTKHESPQVLLVKDGKVIWHASHWNITYDTLKKQVG from the coding sequence TTGGCTAAAGTAAAAATATCATCTAAGGAACAATTTGAAAAGCTTATTAATGAGCATTCAAAGTTTTTAGTAATGAAACACAGCTTAACATGTCCGATTAGCAGTTCAGCTTTTAAGGAATTTGAAAAATATAATAATGAAAATGAAGAGCTTCAAATATTGTATTTATATGTACAGGAATCAAGAGCTCTTTCAAATTTTATAGCTGAAAAATATAGTACTAAACATGAATCTCCACAAGTTTTACTAGTGAAGGATGGCAAGGTCATTTGGCATGCATCTCACTGGAACATCACTTACGATACATTAAAAAAGCAGGTAGGATAA
- a CDS encoding DNA translocase FtsK: MNWIKKFFQPDEEEIANEHNSNEELTNVRYNSKIEAKMTYKYPKGKFRFPVIPDEEVRSSAKTPSPTPVQEETNIKHQTSKMSRKVTIQKEIKKTPFRPTEVASPIYGYAPREDQEVVEIEIPATKVEEVLSSEDMITSITSNLEIKPEPINVLSDADIASDEKDEQVNQDSESRITDMSSSDNNNVQEEQVDNEVQDIQTTNHHSNDETSSRFQPKKRSRIPFNVIMLKQDKKKLKSDNNKTDNNRTDNNRTDNNKTDNNRTDNNRTDNNRTDNNRTDNNRTDNNRTDNNRTDNNRTDNNRTDNNKTDKKNGSYLFPQISLLHNPPEQQTENSEWLNQQRELLDHTLANFKVGASVVNVTQGPSVTRFEVHPQPGVKVNKITNLADDIKLSLSAKDIRIEAPIPGKNTIGIEVPNIKSKPVYLRQIIKSKQFTEQSSALTVALGLDISGAPIVTDLNKMPHGLIAGATGSGKSVCINAMLISLLYNAAPHEVKLLLIDPKMVELAPYNHIPHLVSPVITDVKAATAALKWAVEEMERRYELFAHSGVRDITRYNELVKNKREASGELPYLVIIIDELADLMMVSPGDVEEAICRIAQKARACGIHLIVATQRPSVDVITGLIKANIPTRIAFSVSSQVDSRTIIDTSGAEKLLGKGDMLFLENGSSKTLRVQGNFVSDDEIEQIVGHVKNQMKPSYIFEEEELLKTSVVNDNSDDLFLPACEYVVEHGGASTSALQRSFRIGYNRAARLIDMMEEQGIISEAKGTKPRDVLITREELSLLQETSTS, from the coding sequence ATGAATTGGATAAAAAAATTTTTCCAGCCTGATGAAGAGGAAATTGCTAACGAACATAATAGTAATGAAGAACTAACAAATGTCCGATACAATAGCAAAATCGAAGCTAAAATGACATATAAGTATCCAAAAGGAAAATTTCGTTTTCCAGTCATCCCTGATGAGGAAGTTAGGTCATCTGCAAAAACTCCATCACCAACACCTGTACAAGAGGAAACAAATATTAAACATCAAACGAGCAAAATGTCTCGTAAAGTTACGATCCAAAAAGAAATTAAAAAAACGCCCTTTCGTCCAACAGAAGTGGCTTCACCAATTTACGGTTATGCTCCTCGGGAGGACCAAGAAGTTGTAGAGATTGAAATACCGGCCACTAAAGTTGAAGAGGTGCTATCTTCTGAGGATATGATTACAAGTATTACAAGTAATCTTGAAATAAAACCTGAACCGATTAATGTGCTCTCAGATGCAGACATTGCAAGTGATGAAAAAGATGAGCAGGTAAATCAAGATTCCGAGTCTAGAATTACTGATATGAGTTCGAGCGATAACAACAATGTACAAGAAGAACAAGTGGATAATGAAGTTCAAGATATTCAAACGACTAATCATCATTCAAATGACGAGACAAGCAGTCGTTTTCAGCCTAAGAAAAGAAGTCGAATCCCCTTTAATGTTATCATGCTCAAACAGGATAAGAAGAAGCTTAAAAGCGATAACAATAAAACAGATAACAATAGAACAGATAACAATAGAACAGATAACAATAAAACAGATAACAATAGAACAGATAACAATAGAACAGATAACAATAGAACAGATAACAATAGAACAGATAACAATAGAACAGATAACAATAGAACAGATAACAATAGAACAGATAACAATAGAACAGATAACAATAGAACAGATAACAATAAAACAGATAAAAAAAATGGGTCATACCTTTTTCCACAAATCTCTTTATTACATAATCCACCTGAACAACAAACGGAAAATAGCGAATGGCTCAACCAACAGCGAGAGTTATTAGATCATACGTTAGCTAATTTTAAAGTAGGAGCTAGTGTTGTAAATGTGACACAAGGACCATCGGTTACTAGGTTTGAAGTTCACCCGCAGCCGGGTGTTAAAGTAAATAAAATAACGAATTTAGCAGATGATATCAAATTAAGTTTGTCTGCGAAGGATATTCGTATCGAAGCACCAATACCAGGGAAAAATACTATTGGTATAGAAGTGCCCAACATAAAAAGTAAACCGGTGTATCTACGCCAAATAATAAAAAGCAAGCAGTTTACAGAGCAATCTTCAGCATTAACAGTTGCACTCGGATTGGATATTTCTGGAGCTCCGATTGTTACTGATTTAAATAAAATGCCTCATGGTCTTATTGCTGGAGCAACTGGCTCAGGAAAAAGTGTTTGCATCAATGCGATGTTAATTAGTTTACTTTATAATGCAGCACCACATGAAGTAAAATTATTATTAATTGATCCAAAGATGGTTGAATTAGCGCCGTATAATCATATCCCGCATTTAGTTAGTCCTGTTATTACCGATGTAAAGGCAGCGACAGCAGCATTAAAGTGGGCGGTAGAGGAAATGGAGCGTCGATATGAATTATTTGCTCATAGCGGTGTAAGGGACATTACTAGATATAACGAATTGGTTAAAAATAAACGAGAAGCAAGTGGAGAATTACCTTATCTAGTAATTATTATCGATGAATTAGCTGATTTAATGATGGTATCACCAGGTGATGTTGAAGAAGCGATTTGTCGTATCGCTCAAAAAGCAAGAGCATGTGGGATTCATTTAATAGTCGCAACTCAACGTCCTTCAGTTGATGTAATTACTGGCTTAATTAAAGCAAACATACCTACTAGAATCGCGTTTTCTGTATCGTCTCAAGTTGATTCTCGAACAATTATTGACACGAGTGGAGCGGAAAAGCTATTAGGTAAAGGTGATATGTTATTTTTAGAAAACGGTTCATCAAAGACATTACGTGTTCAAGGAAATTTTGTATCTGATGATGAAATTGAGCAAATAGTTGGCCATGTGAAAAATCAAATGAAACCTTCTTACATTTTTGAAGAAGAAGAGCTGTTAAAAACAAGTGTTGTTAACGACAACAGTGATGATTTATTTTTACCAGCTTGTGAGTATGTAGTTGAACATGGTGGTGCTTCTACTTCAGCATTACAACGGAGCTTTCGAATTGGCTATAATCGTGCTGCCCGTTTGATCGATATGATGGAGGAACAAGGAATAATTTCAGAGGCAAAAGGAACAAAGCCGCGTGATGTTCTAATTACAAGAGAAGAGCTTAGCTTGTTACAAGAAACTAGTACATCCTAA
- a CDS encoding YtxH domain-containing protein, which yields MSKDGINTKDFLIGALVGGIVGACTTLFLTPKSGKELRSDINEQAVIVKDKTGQIKNTVMEKGSSIAGSAKDKTAGFRKTVAQQSSNIVTKMKEMKRNGDSDIPTTITTEKEEPTLAKQKNEYITIGQNDIDIQKKLQETEKAIEDMESSIQLSNK from the coding sequence ATGAGCAAAGATGGGATCAATACAAAAGATTTTCTGATTGGTGCTTTAGTCGGTGGTATTGTAGGAGCTTGTACTACTCTATTCTTAACACCTAAATCAGGAAAAGAATTAAGAAGTGATATTAATGAACAAGCAGTAATTGTTAAGGATAAAACTGGTCAAATTAAAAATACAGTCATGGAAAAAGGTTCATCGATTGCAGGTTCAGCGAAGGATAAAACAGCAGGGTTCAGAAAAACAGTTGCTCAACAATCTTCTAACATCGTAACTAAAATGAAAGAAATGAAAAGAAATGGCGATTCTGACATACCAACTACTATAACAACTGAGAAAGAGGAACCAACACTAGCTAAACAAAAAAATGAATATATTACCATTGGACAAAATGATATTGATATTCAAAAAAAGCTCCAAGAAACTGAAAAAGCTATTGAGGATATGGAAAGTTCAATTCAATTGAGTAATAAGTAG
- a CDS encoding DUF948 domain-containing protein, with product MMWIVYISVAIVAVAFVVLVFFLAKTLVSLQLTLKSVAHTLSSLEKQVEGVTSETTDLLKKTNILAEDIQKKSEKLNSVVDAVNDVGTSVHRFNKSVQEVSTSVVNQLEDNQEKVTQVVQWGSAAIDLWNKWKSKSK from the coding sequence TTGATGTGGATAGTTTATATTAGTGTAGCTATTGTAGCTGTTGCTTTTGTTGTACTAGTATTTTTTTTAGCAAAGACATTAGTTTCATTACAACTTACGTTAAAAAGTGTCGCACATACTCTGTCTTCACTAGAAAAACAAGTGGAGGGAGTTACATCAGAAACAACTGATTTATTAAAGAAAACAAACATTCTCGCTGAAGATATTCAAAAAAAATCCGAAAAGTTAAATTCAGTTGTAGATGCTGTTAATGATGTGGGTACGTCTGTACATCGATTTAATAAGTCAGTACAAGAGGTTTCTACATCAGTAGTGAATCAATTAGAAGATAATCAAGAGAAAGTAACTCAAGTAGTTCAATGGGGAAGTGCAGCAATTGACTTATGGAATAAGTGGAAAAGTAAATCTAAGTAA